The DNA sequence TTGGAGAGGAAGGAGGCGGCCTTCAGGGTGTGGCCGTCGACCGGCGGGACCAGGAAGCCGTTGCCCTCGGGGAGGAAGTGGGCCTGGGCGCGGGAGAAGGCCATGGTGATGACGGCCGTCGAGGCGTGCGGGATCGAGGAGAGCTCGGCCTCGGCGAGCGGGGAGTGCGGGCGCAGCAGCTCCGCCGCCGCGAAGGCGGGAAGGGCGAGGATCACCGCGTCGGCCTCCATCGTCAGCGCGCCGTCGCCGGTCATCGCCTGGACGCGCCAGCGGCCGTCGGTGACCCGCTGGAGCGAGCGGGCCGTCGTCCCGGTGAGGATGCGGGCTCCGCAGGCTTCCGCGACGGCCGCCGGGAAGCGCCCGGTGCCGCCGACGACGCCCTGGACGGCCACGGCCCCCGAGCGGGGGGCGCCGGCGGCGCGCATCCGACGCAGGGCCGGGAGGAGCGGGGTGCCCTGCTCCGCGAGGGCCGCGATCCGGGGCATGGCCGCGCGCAGCGAGAGCCGGTCGGCGAGGCCGGCGTAGACGCCGCCCAGCATGGGTTCGATGAGCCGGTCCACGGCCTCCTGGCCGAAGCGGCCGCCCAGGTACTCGGCGACCGAGCAGTCCTCGGTGAGCGGGGTGGCCGGGAGGGTCTCCTCGGCGGCGACGCGTCGCAGGCCCTCGGGGGAGAGCAGTCCGGTGCCGGCCAGCGCGGAGGGGTCGGTGGGGACGCCCATCACGTGTCCGGCGGGCAGCGGGCGCAGGGCGCCGTTGGTCCAGATGGTGGTGGCGGCCTTCGCGGGGTCGCAGAGGGCCTCGCCGAGTCCGACGGCGGCGGCCAGTTCCACGGCTTCCGGGCGCAGGGCCATGAGGGATTCGGCGCCCTCGTCGACGGTGATGCCGGCGATGGTGCCGGTCCGGAGCTTCCCGCCGACCTTGGCGTGGCTCTCCAGGACGGTCACATCGGCCTGGCCGCGCAACTGCCACGCGGCGGCCAGACCGCTGATCCCGCCACCGATGACGATCACTGAACGCATTGTGTTCTCCCGTGGCCCCGAGGCCGTGGTCGATATGTTCCCATATGAAACGTATGGGAGCGGGGTGGGTCAGCGCCTCATGCTTTCGGCCAGAGCCCTGAGTTCCTCCTGGTAGGGGAAGCTGCCGGGCTCGTACGCGCAGTACGGGTCCGCTTCGAGCACGTCGCGCGTGAAGCCGTACGCCCGGGAGCGCGACCCCCCGCACACCGTCTTGAACTCGCACGCCCCGCACGTGCCGCGCAGCAGCGAGGGGTCGCGGAGCTTGGTGAAGAGCGCCGATCCCCGGTAGATCTCGGTCAGCGGGTGGTTCTTCACGTTGCCCGCCGAGAGCGGCAGGAAGCCGCTGGGGTGCACCTCGCCCGTGTGCGAGATGAAGACGAAGCCGCGGCCCGAGGAGACGTCCATGGGCGGCCGGCGCACGGCCCGCCGCTCCCCGTCGAAGACCCCCAGCTCGCGGGCTCGGGCCGAGAGGCGCTCGTGGAGCGGGCCCAGGACGGGCTTCTCGCCGCGCGCGTCCAGGACGGTGCGCTGCAGCGCGACCCGCCGGAAGTGGTGGCCCTCCGTCGTCTTGGTCGCCATCACCGCCCCGCAGTCGTACAGGAAGTGCAGGACGTCCTCGATCTCGGCGGCGGTCAGGGAGTCCAGCTGTTCCCCGCGCCCGGTCGGGACCAGGACGAAGCCCGACCACAGCATCGCGCCCTCGCGCTTGACCAGTGCCGCTATGTCGGCGAGGTCCTCCAGGCTGTCGCGGGTGACCGTGGTGTTGATCTGCACCTTGAGTCCGAGCTCCCGGGCGGCCCGCCAGCCCTCCAGCGTCCAGTCGTAGACCCCGGGCACGCCCCGGAAGGCGTCGTGGCGCTCGGGCGTGGAACCGTCCAGGGAGAGCGAGAGCGCGATGGCCCCCGCTTCCCGGACCGCTACGAGGTTCTCCCGGGTCAGCGTCGGCGTGCCCGACGGGGACACCGCGACCCGCAGGCCGAGCGAGGTCCCGTACGCGACCAGGTCGGTGAGGTCGGTGCGCTGGAAGGGGTCCCCGCCGGTGATCACGAAGAGCGGGCCGGGCTTGCCGAAGGCGGCGATCTGGTCCATCACCCGGCGGGCGTCCGCCCCGTCGAGCTCCTCGGGGTGGCGCAGGGTCTGCGCCTCGGCCCGGCAGTGCAGACAGGCCAGCGGGCAGGCCCGGGTGGCCTCCCAGATGACGATGAAGGGCCGGTCGGAGACCGCGCGGCGGGGCTGCCGCACGACGGTGTGGGAGGACCGGGTGGTGTGTGCGGGGCGAGAGGTCACGAGACGCGCTCCCAGCCGCGCTTGCTCGGGCGGTTGGCGAGCTGCTCGGGGTCCCGCTTGCGGTAGACCACGTACGGCCGGAACAGGTACTTCAGCGGCACCGAGAACATGTGCACCAGGCGCGAGTACGGGATCAGCGCGAACAGCGTGAACCCGAAGAGGATGTGGACCTTGAAGGCGAGCGGGGCGCCCGCCATCAGGTGGTAGTCCGGGGTGAAGGTGAACAGGCTGCGGAACCACGGGGAGATGCCGTCGCGGTAGTTGTAACCGTCCGTCATCCCGGCCGAGTTCAGCAGGGTCGCCGTCAGCCCGAGGATCATCGCGCCGAGCAGGAACGAGTACATCAGGTGGTCGCTGCGCAGCGTCGCCCTGCGCACGGCCGGCACCTTGAAGCGCCGGTAGACCAGGATCCCGATGCCCACGGCGGCCGCGACGCCCGCGACCGTGCCGGTGGAGAGCGCCATCAGGTGGTACGCGTGGTCGCTCAGGCCCACCGCGTCGGTCCAGCTCTTGGGGATGAGCAGGCCGACCACGTGGCCCACGATCACGAAGAGCATGCCGAAGTGGAAGAGCGGCGAGCCGATGCGCAGCAGCCGCGACTCGTGCAGCTGCGAGGAGTGCGTGGTCCAGCCGAACTTGTCGAAGCGGGCCCGCCAGACCGTGCCCGCGATGAGCAGGGCGATCGAGACGTACGGGAGTACGCCCCACAGGAGGAGGTCCATCAGGCGGGCATCCTTTCGGAGGCGGCGGCAGCGGTCGAGTAGGCCGTCGTGGGCCAGGGGAGGTCGGTCGGGACCGCTCCGGGGAAGTCGGCCGGCATGTCGAGGCCCGGCCCGAACGGTTCGAGCGCCGAGCCCGCGCCCACCAGCTCCTGCGGCGGCCCGTTCCTCGCGAGGGCCTTCGCCTCCGCCTTGGTCTCGGGGGAGGGCCCGGGCAGCGTCGCGCAGACGGCCTCCAGGATCCGGGCGTACGGGGATCCGAACTCGGTGAGCGCCAGGCGCAGCAGCTCCAGCCCGGCCCGGTGCTCCTGGAGCAGCCGGGTGCCGGCCTCCTCCTCGCGGGCGGCGAACTCCAGGGCCACCGGGAGGAAGTCGGGCAGTTCCTCACCCGCGAACTCCAGCCCGAAGTCCCGGTAGATCCGCTTCAGCCGGACCAGGGACAGCCCGCGCCGGCGAGTGTCCCCGTCGACCCACCAGGTGAGGTAGAGGCAGCGCCGGTTGCGGGTGTCGAAGGTGGAGGTGTACTGGGAGCACAGCTCGATCGGGGTCTGGACCTCGGCCTCGTCCAGGAACGCGCCGAGCAGCGCGGCCGGTTCGGCGGGCGCCCCGGCGAGGGCCGCACGGAGCCGCGGGAGTTCGTCGTGGAAGTAGTCGCCGGGGTACTGCAGTACGCAGCCCGCGACCAGCCGCACCAGTGCGTCACCACTCATCGGATTCCGGATCACGAACGCCTCCTGGTATCCCCGAGATTGAGCATCACCCGGGGTTCGGGCAGTGCGGCGACGGGGCAGCCCTGCTCCGCGTCGTTCAGCGGGTGCGAGTCGGCGAGCGCGTCGGCCTCGGCGCGGGCGGCGCTGGGGATCACGAAGCGGTCCTCGATCTTGGCGATGGCGAGGAGCCGGAACATGTCCTCCATCTCCTGCCCGGACAGCCCGACGGCCCGCGCGATCGACTCGTCGCGCTCCTCGCCCAGGTTGACCCGGCGCATGTAGGCGCGCATCGCGGCCATCCGGCGCAGCACCGCCTCCACGGGCACGGTGTCGCCGGCGGTCAGGACCTCCGCGAGGTACTCGACGGGGATGCGCAGGGACTCGATGGCACCGAAGAGGTTTCCGGCGTCCTCGCCGTCGCTGCCGGTGGCGGCGACGGCCTCGACCACGGGGGAGAGCGGCGGGACGTACCAGACCATCGGCATCGTCCGGTACTCCGGGTGGAGGGGGAGGGCGACCTGGTAGGTGGCGATCAGGTCGTAGACCGGGGAGTTGCGGGCCGCGTCGAGCCACTCGTCGGTGATGCCGGCCGCGCGGGCGGCGGCGATCACGGCGGGGTCCGCGGGGTCGAGGAAGCACTCCACCTGGAAGGGGTACAGATCGTGCTCGTCCTCGACCGCTGCGGCCTCGGCCACCTTGTCGGCGTCGTAGAGCATCACGCCGAGGTAGCGCATCCGGCCCACGCACGTCTCCGAGCACACGGTCGGCATGCCGACCTCGATGCGCGGGAAGCAGAAGGTGCACTTCTCGGCCTTGCCGGTCTGGTGGTTGAAGTACACCTTCTTGTACGGGCATCCGGTCACGCACATCCGCCAGCCGCGGCACTGGTCCTGGTCGACCAGGACGATGCCGTCCTCCTCGCGCTTGTACATCGCGCCGGAGGGACAGGAGGAGACGCACGCGGGGTTGAGGCAGTGCTCGCAGATCCGCGGGAGGTAGAACATGAAGCTCTGCTCGAACTCGAAGCGGATCTTCTCGCCGACCGCGTCGCGGATCTTCTCGATGATCGGGTCCTGCGGGGCGTGCGTGGGCGCGCCGCCGAGGTTGTCGTCCCAGTTCGGACCCCACTCGATCTTGTCGATGGGCTCGCCGGTGAGCTGGGAGACGGGCCGGGCGGTGGGCATGTCGTCGCCCGCCGGGGCCTCGGTGAGGTTCTTGTACTCGTAGGTCCAGGGCTGGTAGTAGTCGTCGATCTCCGGCAGGTCCGGGTTCGCGAAGATTTTGCCCAGCTTGGCGAGCCGGCCGCCCGCCTTGAGGCGGAGCTTGCCGGAGCGGGTGCGCTCCCAGCCGCCCTTCCACTTCTCCTGATCCTCCCAGCGGCGCGGGTAACCCTGGCCGGGGAGGGTCTCGACGTTGTTGAACCAGACGTATTCGGTGCCCTGCCGGTTGGTCCACGCCTGCTTGCAGGTGACCGAGCAGGTGTGGCAGCCGATGCACTTGTCGAGGTTCATGACCATCGCGACCTGTGCCATCACACGTCCGATAGTGGCTTCGCCACGGGGCATCACTTAGAACTCCACCTTCTGGTCGCGGCGGCGGATGACCGTCACCTCGTCGCGCTGGTTTCCGGTCGGGCCGAGGTAGTTGAAGGCCCAGGTCAGCTGGGCGTAGCCGCCGATGAGGTGGGTGGGCTTGAGCATCACCCGGGTCAGCGAGTTGTGGATGCCGCCGCGGCGGCCGGTCTTCTCCGTCTTGGGGACGCCGACCGTGCGCTCCTGCGCGTGGTTCATGTAGACCGTGCCGGGCGGCATCTTGTGGGAGACGATCGCGCGGGCGGTGATCACGCCGTTGCGGTTGACCGCTTCGATCCAGTCGTTGTCCGCGACGCCGATCGCCTCGGCGTCCTGCGGGGACATCCAGACCGTCTGGCCGCCGCGTCCCAGGGTCATCATGTAGAGGTTGTCCTGGTACTGGCTGTGGATCGCCCACTTGTTGTGCGGGGTCAGGTACCGGACGGCCACCGACTTCGCCTTCTCGTCGATCGTGCCGAGCTCGGGCTCCCCGTACAGGGTGTGCATGTTCAGCGGCGGCTTGTAGACGGGGAGGGACTCCCCGACCTCGTGCAGCCAGTCGTGGTCGATGAAGAAGTGCTGGCGGCCGGTGAGGGTGTGCCAGGGCTTGAGGTGCTCGGTGTTGATCGTGAAGGCCGTGTACCGGCGCCCACCGGACTCGGAGCCCGACCACTCCGGCGAGGTGATCACCGGGACCGGGCGGGCCTGGGTGTCGGCGAAGGTGATCCGCTTGCCCTCGGCCTCGGCGGCCAGGTGGGCCATCGGGGTGCCGACCTTCTTCTCCAGGGTCTCGAACCCCTGCGTGGCGAGGCGGCCGTTGCTGGTGCCGGACAGCGAGAGGATCGCCTCGCAGGCCTGCTGGGCCGTCTCCAGGCGCGGGCGGCCGTCGGCGACGCCGCCGCGGACCGTGCCGTTCTTCGCGCCGAGGTAGGCCACCTCTTCGGCCACGTCGAAGGTGACCGCCTTCGTGGTCACGCCCAGCGTGTCGACGAGCGGGCCGAGCGCGGCGAACTTCTCGCCGACCGCCCCGTAGTCCCGCTCCACGACCGCCAGGTTGTACATGGTCCGGCCCGGTACGGGCTCGCACTCGCCCTTCGACCAGTCCAGCGCGACCCCGCCGGGCTGCGCCATCTCACCGCCCGGGGTGTCGTGCTGCAGGGCGGTGGCGACCAGGTCCTTGCGCACGCCCAGGTGCGTCTTCGCGAGCTCACCGAACCGCTCGGCCAGCCCCTTGAAGGCGTCGTAGTCGGAGCGCGCCTGCCACGGCGGGTCCACGGCCGGGGTGAAGGCGTGCAGGAAGGGGTGCATGTCCGTGGAGGACAGGTCGTGCTTCTCGTACCAGGTGGCCGCCGGGAACACCACGTCCGACAGCAGCGTCGTGGACGTCATCCGGAAGTCCATGGACATGAGCAGGTCGAGCTTGCCCTCCACGTCCTCCTCCCGGTACGTCACGTCCTTCGGCGTGCAGCGCGGCCCGTCCTCGGGCAGGTTGGAGTGGGTCCCCAGGAGGTGCTTGAGGAAGTACTCGTTGCCCTTGGAACTGGAGCCCAGCAGGTTGGCCCGCCACACGTTGAGCACGCGAGGCCAGTTGCCCGGGGCGTCCGGGTCCTCGCCGGCGAAACCGAGCTCGCCGCTCCTGAGCTGCTCGACGGCGGACGCCACCGGGTCCTCGGCCTCGCCCAGGTCCAGCGGGTTGCGGTCGAAGGTCGGGTACGAGGGCATCCAGCCCATCCGGGCGCTCGCCGCCAGGCAGTCCGAGCCCGTCATGCCCTCGAAGGCGCCGGAAGCGAGCGGGGAGGCGAGCGCCTCCGCCGGAAGCGTGTCGTAGCGCCACTGGTCGGTGTGCAGGTAGAACCAGGCCGCGCCGATCATCTGGCGCGGCGGGCGCGACCAGTCGGAGGCGGCGGCCAGCGTCGCCCAGCCGGTGACCGGGCGGCACTTCTCCTGGCCGACGTAGTGGCCCCAGCCGCCGCCGTTGCGGCCCTGGCAGCCGGTGAGGGTGAGCAGGGCCAGGAAGGAGCGGTAGATGGTCTCGGAGTGGAACCAGTGGTTGGTGCCCGCGCCCATCAGGATCATGCAGCGGCCCCGGGACTGCTCGGCGGTCTGCGCGAACTCCCGTGCCACGCGCGCCGCCTGGGCCGCCGGGACCGAGGTCAGCGACTCCTGCCAGCCGGGGGTGCCCGGGGCGCTCGCGTCCTCGTAGCCCGTGGGCCACACGCCGGGCAGGCCCTCGCGGCCGACCCCGTACTGGGCGAGCATCAGGTCGAAGACGGTGGTGACCAGCCGCTCCCCGCCCGCGGTCGCCAGGCGCCGTACGGGCACACCGCGGCGGATGGTGCCGCGCGGCTTCCCGTCCTCGCCCACGCCCTGCTCGTCGTCCTCGAAGCGGGGGAGGGTGATCTCCACGCCCTCGCCGTCGGCGGCGTGGAGGGTCAGGCGCGGGACGGTGTCGCCGAGTTCGAGATTCCACTCGGGCTTCTCGTTCTTGCCCCAGCGGTGGCCGAGCGTGCCGTTCGGGACGACGGCCTCGCCGGTCGTGTCGTCGATCAGGACGGTCTTCCACTGCGCGTTCTCAGTGTCCTGACCGAGATCGGCGGCGGTGACGAACTTGCCGGGAACCAAGCCCTGTTCGGTTTCACTGAGGGACACCAGGAAAGGCAGGTCCGTGTACTGCCGGACGTAGTCCGTGAAGAAGGGAGTCTGCTGGTCGACGAAGAATTCCTTGAGGATGACATGGCCCATCGCGAGGGCCAGCGCACCGTCCGTACCGGGGTGCGGGTGCATCCATTCATCGGCGAATTTGGTGTTGTCCGCGTAATCGGGGGAAACGGTGACGACCTTCTGGCCGCGGTAGCGGGCCTCGGCCATCCAGTGGGCGTCCGGGGTACGCGTGACGGGAACGTTCGAGCCCCACATCATCAGGTACGCGGCGTCCCACCAGTCACCCGACTCCGGGACGTCCGTCTGGTCCCCGAAGACCTGCGGGGAGGCGACCGGAAGGTCGGCGTACCAGTCGTAGAAGGACAGCATCG is a window from the Streptomyces sp. NBC_01244 genome containing:
- the hemG gene encoding protoporphyrinogen oxidase, translated to MRSVIVIGGGISGLAAAWQLRGQADVTVLESHAKVGGKLRTGTIAGITVDEGAESLMALRPEAVELAAAVGLGEALCDPAKAATTIWTNGALRPLPAGHVMGVPTDPSALAGTGLLSPEGLRRVAAEETLPATPLTEDCSVAEYLGGRFGQEAVDRLIEPMLGGVYAGLADRLSLRAAMPRIAALAEQGTPLLPALRRMRAAGAPRSGAVAVQGVVGGTGRFPAAVAEACGARILTGTTARSLQRVTDGRWRVQAMTGDGALTMEADAVILALPAFAAAELLRPHSPLAEAELSSIPHASTAVITMAFSRAQAHFLPEGNGFLVPPVDGHTLKAASFLSNKWSWLHDAAPETFVLRASIGRIGEDELLGRPDRHLVRSAIAELHHAVGPMGEPLATRVTRWDRGLPQYGVGHRERVARIREAAGKLPGIALCGAAYEGVGVAACVATGRAAAKQVLARP
- a CDS encoding TIGR04053 family radical SAM/SPASM domain-containing protein, whose product is MTSRPAHTTRSSHTVVRQPRRAVSDRPFIVIWEATRACPLACLHCRAEAQTLRHPEELDGADARRVMDQIAAFGKPGPLFVITGGDPFQRTDLTDLVAYGTSLGLRVAVSPSGTPTLTRENLVAVREAGAIALSLSLDGSTPERHDAFRGVPGVYDWTLEGWRAARELGLKVQINTTVTRDSLEDLADIAALVKREGAMLWSGFVLVPTGRGEQLDSLTAAEIEDVLHFLYDCGAVMATKTTEGHHFRRVALQRTVLDARGEKPVLGPLHERLSARARELGVFDGERRAVRRPPMDVSSGRGFVFISHTGEVHPSGFLPLSAGNVKNHPLTEIYRGSALFTKLRDPSLLRGTCGACEFKTVCGGSRSRAYGFTRDVLEADPYCAYEPGSFPYQEELRALAESMRR
- the narI gene encoding respiratory nitrate reductase subunit gamma, with the protein product MDLLLWGVLPYVSIALLIAGTVWRARFDKFGWTTHSSQLHESRLLRIGSPLFHFGMLFVIVGHVVGLLIPKSWTDAVGLSDHAYHLMALSTGTVAGVAAAVGIGILVYRRFKVPAVRRATLRSDHLMYSFLLGAMILGLTATLLNSAGMTDGYNYRDGISPWFRSLFTFTPDYHLMAGAPLAFKVHILFGFTLFALIPYSRLVHMFSVPLKYLFRPYVVYRKRDPEQLANRPSKRGWERVS
- the narJ gene encoding nitrate reductase molybdenum cofactor assembly chaperone; translation: MSGDALVRLVAGCVLQYPGDYFHDELPRLRAALAGAPAEPAALLGAFLDEAEVQTPIELCSQYTSTFDTRNRRCLYLTWWVDGDTRRRGLSLVRLKRIYRDFGLEFAGEELPDFLPVALEFAAREEEAGTRLLQEHRAGLELLRLALTEFGSPYARILEAVCATLPGPSPETKAEAKALARNGPPQELVGAGSALEPFGPGLDMPADFPGAVPTDLPWPTTAYSTAAAASERMPA
- the narH gene encoding nitrate reductase subunit beta yields the protein MPRGEATIGRVMAQVAMVMNLDKCIGCHTCSVTCKQAWTNRQGTEYVWFNNVETLPGQGYPRRWEDQEKWKGGWERTRSGKLRLKAGGRLAKLGKIFANPDLPEIDDYYQPWTYEYKNLTEAPAGDDMPTARPVSQLTGEPIDKIEWGPNWDDNLGGAPTHAPQDPIIEKIRDAVGEKIRFEFEQSFMFYLPRICEHCLNPACVSSCPSGAMYKREEDGIVLVDQDQCRGWRMCVTGCPYKKVYFNHQTGKAEKCTFCFPRIEVGMPTVCSETCVGRMRYLGVMLYDADKVAEAAAVEDEHDLYPFQVECFLDPADPAVIAAARAAGITDEWLDAARNSPVYDLIATYQVALPLHPEYRTMPMVWYVPPLSPVVEAVAATGSDGEDAGNLFGAIESLRIPVEYLAEVLTAGDTVPVEAVLRRMAAMRAYMRRVNLGEERDESIARAVGLSGQEMEDMFRLLAIAKIEDRFVIPSAARAEADALADSHPLNDAEQGCPVAALPEPRVMLNLGDTRRRS
- a CDS encoding nitrate reductase subunit alpha, with the protein product MRDGHQDAAESLIKAGSFFRTAEVSGDLRTVHHTGGRAAEAFYRDRWSHDKVVYSTHGVNCTGSCRWKVYVKDGIITWETQSTDYPSVGPDSPEYEPRGCPRGASFSWYSYSPTRVRYPYVRGALLEMYREAKARLGDPVEAWADVQSDPVRRRTYQQARGKGGLVRATWEEATEIVAAAHVHTIKEHGPDRVAGFSPIPAMSMASHAAGARFHSLIGAPMLSFYDWYADLPVASPQVFGDQTDVPESGDWWDAAYLMMWGSNVPVTRTPDAHWMAEARYRGQKVVTVSPDYADNTKFADEWMHPHPGTDGALALAMGHVILKEFFVDQQTPFFTDYVRQYTDLPFLVSLSETEQGLVPGKFVTAADLGQDTENAQWKTVLIDDTTGEAVVPNGTLGHRWGKNEKPEWNLELGDTVPRLTLHAADGEGVEITLPRFEDDEQGVGEDGKPRGTIRRGVPVRRLATAGGERLVTTVFDLMLAQYGVGREGLPGVWPTGYEDASAPGTPGWQESLTSVPAAQAARVAREFAQTAEQSRGRCMILMGAGTNHWFHSETIYRSFLALLTLTGCQGRNGGGWGHYVGQEKCRPVTGWATLAAASDWSRPPRQMIGAAWFYLHTDQWRYDTLPAEALASPLASGAFEGMTGSDCLAASARMGWMPSYPTFDRNPLDLGEAEDPVASAVEQLRSGELGFAGEDPDAPGNWPRVLNVWRANLLGSSSKGNEYFLKHLLGTHSNLPEDGPRCTPKDVTYREEDVEGKLDLLMSMDFRMTSTTLLSDVVFPAATWYEKHDLSSTDMHPFLHAFTPAVDPPWQARSDYDAFKGLAERFGELAKTHLGVRKDLVATALQHDTPGGEMAQPGGVALDWSKGECEPVPGRTMYNLAVVERDYGAVGEKFAALGPLVDTLGVTTKAVTFDVAEEVAYLGAKNGTVRGGVADGRPRLETAQQACEAILSLSGTSNGRLATQGFETLEKKVGTPMAHLAAEAEGKRITFADTQARPVPVITSPEWSGSESGGRRYTAFTINTEHLKPWHTLTGRQHFFIDHDWLHEVGESLPVYKPPLNMHTLYGEPELGTIDEKAKSVAVRYLTPHNKWAIHSQYQDNLYMMTLGRGGQTVWMSPQDAEAIGVADNDWIEAVNRNGVITARAIVSHKMPPGTVYMNHAQERTVGVPKTEKTGRRGGIHNSLTRVMLKPTHLIGGYAQLTWAFNYLGPTGNQRDEVTVIRRRDQKVEF